From Carassius auratus strain Wakin chromosome 22, ASM336829v1, whole genome shotgun sequence, a single genomic window includes:
- the LOC113040764 gene encoding uncharacterized protein LOC113040764, with protein MSLYEPDPSSLRDNQDGLFVFLTFEDGYTAKIFNLCDILNKDDKPIACFRDLTPGEEVLARWSDNKFYKATVDFTADKTVDTKKATKKDMKKRDAAAQRFYNLPFLPQAGQSTSAQDHLNTVEKLVEEKAKLHDVLCGISGEHLEAFRSFLDKVEQIQPQAGVWAPKGRSRQQELYPGSGLFLSSTHLAAIHATAKKDCLRLFHLLFDEFFTAEECQNAVAFGKHGKVPDGKRVLDKFKVNAILSKYVAHVVVNNLWKKL; from the exons ATGAGTTTGTATGAACCAGACCCCAGCTCCCTCAGAGATAACCAAGATG gactttttgtatttttgaccTTTGAAGATGGATACACAGCAAAGATTTTTAATCTCTGTGATATACTAAACAAAGATGATAAACCCATCGCTTGCTTTAGAGATCTGACACCAGGAGAAGAAGTACTTGCAAGATGGTCTGACAATAAGTTCTACAAAGCTACAGTAGACTTCACAGCTGACAAAACGGTGGATACCAAGAAGGCGACAAAGAAGGACATGAAAAAAAGAGATGCAGCTGCACAAAGATTCTACAACCTTCCATTCCTACCTCAAGCAGGCCAGTCCACCTCTGCACAGGATCACCTAAATACT GTGGAAAAATTAGTGGAGGAAAAGGCCAAACTGCATGATGTGCTGTGTGGTATAA GTGGTGAGCACCTCGAGGCATTCAGAAGTTTTCTGGACAAAGTGGAACAGATCCAACCTCAGGCTGGTGTTTGGGCTCCAAAAGGCAGATCTCGGCAGCAGGAGCTATATCCAGGAAGTGGCCTCTTCTTGTCCTCGACTCACCTGGCTGCAATCCATGCAACCGCAAAGAAGGACTGCCTTCGCTTGTTCCATCTTCTTTTTGATGAATTCTTTACTGCAGAGGAGTGCCAGAATGCTGTGGCATTTGGGAAACACGGAAAGGTGCCAGATGGGAAGAGAGTCCTGGATAAGTTCAAAGTCAATGCAATTCTAAGTAAGTATGTTGCTCATGTGGTTGTTAACAATTTGTGGAAAAAGTTATGA